A window of Schistocerca cancellata isolate TAMUIC-IGC-003103 chromosome 1, iqSchCanc2.1, whole genome shotgun sequence genomic DNA:
ATGAATGGCAGATTGTTTTTCGTATTTATTCGAGATGTCATACTTTTGTAAAAACATTTAAAGCCATGTGGTCGACCGCTTTCACTGTCACTATGTTCCGTTTCTGTGTTTGATTAaaatagaacagaaatacaatttacAACAAACTAATGGGAGATTGTTTTTGTTATATATTCAAGCTGTGCTCTTTTGTACAAACATTTCACGCCATGTGATCAATCGCTTTcgctttcactgtcactgtcttccgTTTGTGTGTCTGAGTCTTCCTCACTTGCATCTGATGTAGCTGTGTTAATGATAATTTCGTCCACAGCAATTTCGACGACACCATTACGTGCCCAATATTCTTCTGTTTCTTTAACTTTCTTGCAATATCCCTTCCAATCATTGGCAGTAACCGACTGGAAAGCTGCGTCCACAAGCTTGAGCATGTTTGTGGCAGCCAAGTCCGCTGATATGTTGTGCTCCCTAACACGCCTTTTTATCTTCGCCCATGCTAATTCTATTGCGTTTAAGTCGCAGTTGTAAGATGGCGAGCGAACGACCTGGTGGCCTTTGCTTTCATCCAATTGGTTTACAGCAAAAGACTTCTCAGCTGGCTTATTCGGTCGTACTTTTGCATTCAGCTCGTCCTTCCTGATACTCTCATCACAGGGGATATTTCTGCGTTGCAGCCAGTCCAGCATTTGTACTTTCGTGTCAAACTTCGTTGGTGTTCTCTCTGTTTGCCTGTTATGGTAAAGAGCGTTATCCATAACTATTACTGAATTAGGTGGGAGATTTGgtagtaccttctctccgaaccACTTCTCAAAGTTTGCCGAATTCATCTGACCGTGATAATCGCCCTTTGTCGACTTTGCCCAGAACATAAGTTGCCCTTCCTTGATGAATTCATTCTTGGATCCGACACTTGCAACTACAAGTCTTCTCGGTGAGCTCCCCCATGCAGTGACACCAACGACACTCTCTTCGCGTAAGTCACCCTTCCTCTACCAACATTTATTAAACGTTAAGTTATTATCGATCCACGATTCATCGAGATAAAATATTTCTCTACCTGCTTCCCTGAAGTTCTTCATGTCAACAATGAAACGAGATCGCCagtgcacaatgtctggacgttctAACAATACATTCCTCTTGTTTTCGACCTTACGCCATATGACTCCcatagacaaaagtacttttctcagcgagacaatactccacttccagcctattttgtcgtgcaaaactggaagcagtgttcgcaggctcggcacaatcttctgcactgaatcaaattccgctatcgtgtcgcgaatgacacgctggttgaaatcatcgatcattacttcgatttctccacttcttttcctaatttaaaagagagagaaagatttataagaaaatgccttctacactgcatgtatttttttgaatatgaatgtgtttcgaaataatacagtaaccagtggtgtttccatacaaagcaatacggtagcaaggaaaaatgaaatataaggtaattcagacGAAATAGGTGGTTCCTTCAAAGAGATCACGAACAAAatctctgaaatggaaactcaccttttcttgccaggcgtttgtggtgatacgccaggatgattcttggaaaactgtttgaatcttccaatgctacgcatgctttgtcctgtgtatgtagcagctctcgcTAAAGATTTGTAAatgtggtgaagcaattttttctgctcccttttcctttcgcagcattcaatcacacgcaatataattttgcgagcatcgctacgtaatactggtttccttcgaaccgtaggcctaccggtaggggttgttggcggcTCCCGAGATGGGCCAGAAACTGCCTCTTCGataattttgataatgtttagcacaactgcacaataaaaacacgcagaacagtacagcacaaaacaataacgaagcagacgacaatggctaccttgtacaacatagtcagctacgtaatgttggcaacagtcgaaactgcgtgcctaccttcgaccatagatactagtagactggccttgctgtacagaagctatagggctggtgtggctccaacataaaccacgtgactgttggcaaaacgtggcgggatttcaaatcagcggtctgccatcctatgtttttatcgtattttccccacatttctcaattgactgccaaacgcttccaacaaaaattacttttttatttgcgaaaaattatgccagaactacatttgacatgGATTTgatcacagtaccatttataaaatctaacaaatacatagaacgtcactctggtgggcagccggacgaaattactgtaaactatcaattaaagtaaaatgtcgttaaaattcttttaaacagtaagagtgggctcatgtcaaaactttaaacattggattcgccgcgttttgagctctagtcacttataaaagaaaatgggatatgggaattatgtcaacacaTTCTAACAACATTCAGACTTACAGGCATTGGAAGCACAGGTTTCAGAAGACGAGGCATCATCTAACCAACGCCTTCTAGTGTGTGATTTACGGAGCTTAGGCCTCTTCGATTTCATATGATCCGGAAAATCAAAAGTGTCGGGATAGCATCACTACTTAGCCAATTCCTGCCAGTCTTAGCCCTATAAAAACATCAggttaaaaatgacagacactgtaaatataagttataaatatacatagtaaataataactaacctatcaaaacacttctcctcgaagtgcttcgagcaaaggcgcgtatgtgcggatggcttaaagtttttccgtttcagggcctgtacacaaagctgccttcggttttcatccttagggaacctatgagtaggaacgagaaacagttatacttacttctgtaaccgaattatcacacatactttccaaaatgtaatatgagtctgactttacaggcatcactttcaacactttaatttacgtgatactttatttcaagtgtaaaaaacatataaaagtcacttcagcagatttcaataaacgcatctgcactatcatagaaacacttacacgtgaaatgtaatgccatttcccccgagaaaacgctgagtacagccacaagcgcaacacgaaacaaccatgttttgccaacattcacgtgactttagcccagagatgttggagccacgaaaatgacgtcagggccattctattatatttatggtcgaaggtgcctaccgaagcctcccaacGTTTACCGACTTCCACCGATTCAGGattagggagaggtctgccatctaaacgTTTACACACTGTATTTACGTttgttagtgtcatttagactcgatacattgacgtagtagtttttatacgttttattaagTCATTTTTCGCTTGTATGTAAACATTTGTTTAGATAATAAATACGAGGATTACTCAGTGTAAGTTAGCGTACAGTACTAAGTATTCACGTTTATtggtgtcatttagactcgatacattgaaggtagcagttatTATACGGTTTATTAGGAAACGTGATACTGACAGTGaattctaacctcacttgtatacATTTGCCTAGCGCAACCTCCGAGCGTTAACAGTTCAGCAAACATAAAGTACGTAGTAAATTGGTGTCacactacaatatctgagtaaatTAGTGTTATAATAGAACTTCTGAGCCCTTCATACATATGGTTTAGTTAGCAGAAAGCCATCTACTTAAATTTCTTAGCatgttgtgggctttagtgatcATGTACTGTAATAAGCCCATTGGTTCCTATAAAGTAGAgttcgtatttgtgctttacattccgaactcttattgttagctaaatGTTTAgttttgtacctgcatctgtcagtgtacGATACGCAGTATTTagatttattagtgtcatttagactcgatataTTGGAGGTAGcagttttatagttttattagctcaTTTTCGCGTTTACGTAAacgttttgtttacattataaatgaGAGGCATAATCAGTAGTGTAGCTTACCGTAAGTAactgtttaattctttaataatattcactagatagcccctagctGGTAAATAAGCACTagatctagcttctaccatacatttttactttttttcgcTGCTGGGTGttctttctgccaactagagtgtagctattaccttgtgtggcagtaggtttccttaagtttcttatagtaaatcacatatttgctagatgtatagggactgtgtctgttgtgtgcggatgcgggaGGAGtggccacagtccaaacgcagctggaagctttgttggccacagtcaacaggctccggagtgccaccttgaggtgtggtggggatggggtgcctggggcagcttctgctgtactagatgtgtaAGAGGGAATGTCACAGCTCGCTGTCACTGAGCCAACCTCCAAttggcccactctcacctcagtatGGGTGGCAGACTGTGAtgaggtctcgagcctcaaggcaaaggctgcatgggggatgcaggctcctgccaaatcccatgcactttaccaatagattcagtgtgctatctgatgctgcgatgatgatgataatgacgatggGGGAGGCTGAACtggatcagaatgcaccttctgccaggatagtggctgctccttcagcaaggaccAGACAGGCACATGgggataggggtttgttagttatttggagctccaatgttaggcaggtcatggagcccctcaggaacatagcgccTAGGGCAGGGAAGAAAACCAACGTTAACTTGGTGTGCTTGCCAGGGGACCTTGTCTGGGAGTCTTAtctgggatgtggaagaggctcttccggtgTCTATCGATCAtgtggggtgcagccagctgctgtTTGTTGCGCATGTCGACACTGACGATGCCAGTCGTTGTGGTTCCGAGGAAATCCGTGGGTCCTTTCAGaggctggctaaattggcgaaggtgGCCTCTAtatctcgaggagtggaagccaggctgacaatttgcagcatcgtacccagggtggactggggtcctctggtttgggggcgagtggagaatctaaaccagaagcTATGTTGACTCTGTGataaaaatggttgtagattccttgaCCTATGCTATAGGGTGGAAGATTGTAGGATGGCCCTCTATAGATCAGAGTTGTACTACACACAGGAGGCAACTACCTGGGCTGCACAgttcttgtggcgtgcacatggtttttttttttaattacgttccTCCACACGGGAAACAAATCGTTTGTGTGAAAAATTACcacttcatgacactgatgtgggtgtgccaactgtaaaaatggtTAGtttgcctaaacaggtcattccaaaggatttaaatatgcttaatctcatgctatttaattgttgaagtgtctgtagcaagatcctcgagttaatctccgaaataaacagtagcaatgccaatattgtattagctaccgaaagctggttgaaaccagacataaaaggcaatgaaattttgaactctgattggacaatgtttaggaaggataggactgatgctatgggaggtggtgtgttcattccagttaaaagctgtttaaacacagTTGTCATTAATACTGGATCAAGCTGTCAATTAGACAAGgactgaccattgtattaggatgtttttatagatcagcagcatccgcaacaaacgtcgcagaaagtttcagggaaagtctttagTACACAGGACATATATATCCAAATTATCTATTAGTtacaggtggagactttaatctggcgtccattgactgggaaaattatacgtttatcacagggggcagaagcaaagtctcacgtgaagttattctaggagcgctctcaacatacaaccttgagcaatttgttagaaaaccaactcgagatgggagcaTATTCGATatcttggcaacaaacagacctgatctttttgaggaagttaatctagaagaaggtattagcaacCATAATGTCgtcgtggcttctatgtcagtgtaagtagaaaaaaaaaaaaaaaaaaaaaaaaaaaaaggaaacagcgtagagttttcttgtttgggaaagcaaataaaagtgtcattaatgagtaTCTACATAGTCTGCTCCAAGTATTcactgcgggacacaaagatattaagCATCTTTGGTccgaatttaaaggtattgtccaccagagaatattgcacagtcattttaaatgtcactgccctgctgacaaacagaaattatgcgaaatgaaagtagctgtcagaaggacaatgagagattcctttaacgaatttgaaagcagtatcttatctgcagattctaaaaataaccccaaaaaattttggtcgtacataaaatctacgaatgctataaataattcaataccttctcttgctgacagtaggggtaatgtaactgatgatgataaacagaaggctgaaattctaaacctaggtttcaaaaactcgtttatggtacaggactgcagcaccatttcccCTTTCAACTGTCGAACAAACGcagggatggctgacatagtgtttagtgtatctgggattgtaaaacatttaagatccttagatgccaggaaggcatctggcccagacggtatccccataagatttaTATTGACTATATtacaaatgtagcaccattcttatccatcatgtaTTAGAGATcagtggaacagcggaaagttccacaggactggaagaatgCTCAGGTCATAGCCATCTATAAAAAGGGtcgaaaatcggatgcacataattactggccaatttcgctgacattgatttgttgtagaatcacggaacatattttgtgttcagacataatgacctttctagactctgagaagctcatctgcagaaaccagcatggatttaggaaacagcggtcatgtgagacacagctggccctctttgtgcacgattttcaacaggctctagataccggctcccaggttgatgccatattcctcaacTTTCGAAAGGTGTTAGACTCATTTATGCACTGTCGCTTGAACAAATATgtgcacgcttacggtctatccgacgaCATATggtgttggatagaaagttttctaacaggcagagagcagtatgccgtcctgaatggggagacttcagcaGAaataagcgtaacatcaggtgtgccccagggcagcgtaataggtccgctgctttttgtgatttacataaatgatctggcggatggTACTGACAGCGTCATTCGACTGTTTGcccatgatgctgtagtctacaggaaagtggtATCACACAAAAGTTCTGAGTAAATCaatttttgcagaaaataaatgtgtggtgtaatgactggctgtTATttttcaatattagtaagtgtaagctACTGCGTATAAcgaagcgaaaatccccattaatgtacaagtacaaaataaatgcccagtctttggaagtggtaacatatgTCAAGTATCTAAGTGTGACCATTCGAAATGAtcgcaaatggaacgatcagattacacaaggaaTGGGTTAAGGCGAACTCtaggttgcggtttattggtagaatcctgaagtgatgcagtccttcaacaaaggaaattgctaacAATacattagttcatccagtcttagagtattgttcgtctgtatgggatccttaccagttgggtcagATTCaagggtccaaagaagagcagcaagatacgtgaatggtacatttagccatcgcgagagcgttacaaatctcatagaaagtttgaagtgggacacacttggagatagacgacgcactaaacggaaggggctgctcactaaattccgaaatccgatcttcaccgaggatgtagagcatatattattaccgtcaactttcaaatcgtgcaattatcaccattcaaagataagggaaattagagctcatactgaggcgttcagacagtcgactTTggtgcgaatagtgccctccgccacacacctcttggtggctagcggggtatatatgtagatgtatggaacagacactgtcattgttttaacacatgccctaattgtgttacacttatttcacagataCATTGTTGTTGATATAACCAATACCGTTTCCTTGTCTGAAACTTGGCcgtgtctcgggaccaaaaattgggcctttatataGCCTCACAATactaggtgctgaaactacacattgttcgatgtttaatttacagtaatTCCAATTACAacctaactcattaaattaactgaatacattgaaaaatttgttctttttaacagtttctcctaCTACAAGGATTaaaccgaattatttgtttaaataatgaaattgacATATATATTTACACTAacattacttttgacaaaactggtaattactttggaattaattaaggggctTTGCTATCattttttcaaatagagccaaatagatcatttaggaatactattagttgttcctccaaatgtttataattagcacagaatttatatttgtttatacatcaacaatagaatttaagttacgaaacagttactgatttcactctataacaaaagatactaactaggaatattcTAAATAaactagaaaatcaattacatacataaaactaagcacaaatttAGACctagtgttatattctttaaaactgagggccaacctttctcttttatgaaaacgcagtttatattcacatatgttaatggtaattagttaaaagtgtaaAGATGAAttctaaggaggcagatggcaaaacaagaggagaattaAAAATATCACAGCTTGCTTTGACACAATTCGGGCcgcctgatttttttaaaaaattgtatcttatgATTTTTGCGTTTTAAACGTTGGAAATATCAAAAGAATCATGTTATCGTCTTATTTGGATATCCAATTGTTTTCAGGGTGCTGGCACTTCTGGATATTCGTCCCTGTCATCTGGCGAGACAACTGGGCATAATGAAGTTGCTCCATTGACGATTGATAAGATTGCAGTGACTGGTGCATTGAGAAGCTCACAGCTGATGATTGGTTTGTCGACTTCCCAGCTATTGCAGCGTGGCGTCACCTTCACAACTGCAACTAACGCTGTGTCAATTAACAGACGTTTTGTCACCTCCACCACTGCCACTAATGCTACATCAGCTAACAGTCGTATTTCAAAGTACCTGATTTAGGATGGTGTTACAAGGGCGGAAATATTATGGGCTTTGCAGGCTGTCGAAAATCACGTGTCCTTTTTTACTGTAGGAAAGCAGACTACTTGTCAGGATATGAATACATGTTCTATACACTCTAGTTTGTGTCCATTTTTTTCCAAACCTCCCTTGTAAATAGTTAGTGCCAGACTTTTGATCATAGCGGACATCCCATAACAATCCATGCTAATTAAGGGAAATAATGACCAGGCAGCTTATGTGCCATATGTAAATTGcacacaaaggaaagaaaatttataaagaaattaCTTACAAAATGTGTGATACAAACTGATGCTATGTATCTTAAAACATTTGTTCAGACCATTTTCATCAGTTGTGAAGGAGTCTCAGAACCATTTTGTGGATGAACCTCTTACTTCACAGCCTTTCGAGACACTTGTTATCAAAATCATTGCTTCAGTGAATCAGCACCCATCTCAAATTTCCAAATTCAAGTAGAGTTATCTGCAAGAGAGTAAGTTTGTGCCCTAACCCAACAGACACTTATAATCTGTCAGTAGGGTGCATGGCAACTAATAATCCTATGTGGAAAGAAAGATGTATTCTGAAGAATAGTTTTTGATGCTATCTCTGATGCAATATTTGTCCTCAGCCCATCATTTGAAAAATGACGTACATGGTTTGAGACAAAACTTAAAAACAATACTATAGTAAATCAGTATTGTCAATGCACAGGTGAATTGCCATTTTCAACAATGTTAGAAGGATGTTTACTATAGTTATGATTTGAATTATGGTTAAAAATTCTTACTTTCTTctttagaaatttttcagatacatTGTGTATCATGTTTGGCATTTTAACATTCAGTATTTGGTAAAAATTAACTTCAAGtgcaaattttaaattttgctatgCCTGCATCTAATAAAATATGTGATACCCTTTGTATACAAAGGAGAAGAAATGTATTGTTGATATTATTATGTGTATCTCTTGTTATATTACTTTAGCAGTTGTATATAGTTATTCCATTTGCTCAGGTGGTAATTATTGGGACTACAGCTGTGTAAAAATACACACTTTATCATTTAAGACTGCATATAATGCCTGAACCCTTTGACTGCTGATTTTATATATACAGTGTGTTTTCTCAAAgcttaaaatttgtttgaaatttacaTGAAAGGATTGAAAGTGTCATCTAGTTTGCTGAAAATTAGTGAATTTTCACATATTGCAACACCTAATGAAAATGCAAAACTTCTGTTtagttttcttttaatgttaagaTTGTCAGTGCTTTAGATATAAAACTGTTTTTACAGACTTCAAATTTGTTACTGATTTTAATCTGATGGTCAGTTTTCTGTTCATATTAAATTCTTGCACTGTGATTCAAACAATTTGTATGGTGATTTGATGCAATCACATGTTTAAAAGATTTGATtccattgaaaatatgttttatctttaAAAGCACTGTTGGAAGCTATCACATAGTCTTAAAATAAACACATTAAAATGAAAGTATTCAACAAGATGTACGAGATTTTTGGAGTGTTAAATTGTAATTGAATATTGGGTTCTgccaaaaaagttttttaaattatggtttcataatattttactgttgtagctATTAGATGAAAAACAATTTTACTCAAGTAAAACTTTCTGTACACACTTTAATTCTTTGCTTTGATAAATTTGTGTTTCTAAGGGTACATCATAGACACATAGATGTCTGTCTATATTTGTTCTTTATTTAAAGAGGGCTGATATTTTTGTAGCATTTTTACCTGAGTGTTTTACAATGTAATGTTCATGATATgtctatttaaaaattaaataaaacaactaaaaattACGCTAACAGTAAAATAAGAAAAGGTCTTGACTTAACGTTTTTTGTCTCAATTTTCTCTGATTTACTGTGTGAGAAATTACATGATTGCTGTTAATTCAAAGTTAAAGTTAACTTGTTATTAAAAACAGAAATTCTTAAGTAAAAATGGCTTTCATTTACACAACATACCTGTTAACTTAACCTTCTGATAATAAATCCTGTAAACAAGTCAACATTCTGTTCATTCAAAATTAGAGGGTTAATAACAAGTCTGGAAATACAGAAGTCCTTTTTTTCTAACTTACATCTTTATTTATTCTTGAAATCTCAACATTTGTCAGGGAAGAATGCTGGAACTTGTCTGGAAataagggaatttcacttggggaaacctGCTGCAACCCTGAGTGGAACAGAAAGATGCACATGATTGGACAGTGGTTTTCTGTATCATTCACAGGTGAAGGTCCACATGTCAATATCTCCAACGTCTACCAGAATAGAGTTATGTTGACCAGCAGGAGACATGTTTTTACCCTAGAACTGGCAACTATTTTTCATGCTTTGAACATCTAGTTACAGTGTTCATATGCTCACAATAATCTAGGTGTCCCATGACACTTGCTGAGCAAAGGTGTGGAGCAGTAAACTTCTGCTATATTATAGTCCATTTATCCATGAGAGTCAGTGGGAAAGTCATTCGACATGGTGTCTCCCAGCTTGAGGTACTTGTGCTATTCCCATAACACACATGAAAAGCCAACTGTTTGCACAACAGCGGACATGAATTGTCTCTGTATGGGGTAACAAATGACCTGGTTGAAGTAAAATGAATTTGCTTGTTTTTCCCAACCTGCATTCAGCTGTCAGGGTAGTGGCCACTACTAGGTCTGACAGCATACAAGTCGCATATTGTGCCCAAGTATTCAATATGACGTAGCAAAAGGACCACTCACAACCCAGCACAGCAATTATGTGTTAATAGTTAGTGAGTGTGTATTGAAAGTATGAGGGTTGTTTGGTAAGTCAGGTAAGAAagcaataaaaaatgtttgttttctaaACAAACCACCTCCTTTGATGGATATGCAGTTGGTCCTGCATTCTTTCAGCGTTTCAATCCCATTAGAAGAATAGGTTCAGTCAAACTCATTGACTGGAACTATCAGCTTCTCATTTGATGGAAATTTCGTCACAATAAGCAAAATCTTCTATTTAGGGAACAGGAGGAAGTCACTTGGTGCTACGCCTGGTGAATAGGGTGGTTGAGGAAGAAATTCATGCACTTTTGCCATTGTCATCGGTGCTGTGTGGGTTTGTGCGTTGTTCTGGTGAAACAGCACTTTTTTGTGTGTCAATCTTGGTCTTTCTCCGGCTGGTGCAAGTTTCAATATGAGAATTATTCTTGGGAATCCCAGAAAAACAGTGGCCAACATCTTATCAGCTGACAAAgtggtctttgccttctttggtgcaTTTTCATCAGCATTTATCCATTGTATTTACTGATGTTTTGACTCTGGTGCATAACGATGGAGCCAGATTTCATCAAATGCCACAAATTGGTGCAAAAAGTCTTGCAGAATGCAATTAAACATTGTGTTGAAACATTATGATGGATACACTTTTGGTTGACTGTAAGCAATCGTGGTACCCACCTCCCCACAACTTCTTCCTAGACAATTCTCCATGCTGGACATTATGCACTTGTTCAATTGGGTTGCCTAACATGTCACCAATCTCAAGAGTTCTGAGCACTTTCATGCGTTTTTATTCGATGGCCTGGCATTACGATGCCAtagattttgtcaatgatttcccAGTTACGGTAACCTCAGTTGGACCACCAGTGTGCTCTTGTTCTTTTGGTGCTTGTCTGAATATGttgaaattcattaatccaaaagttaaTGGGCTTTAATGCTGGTGCAGTCTCTGATGAACTTTGTCCAAAGTTATTTTGATTCATGCAACAGTCCAATCCTTCAAATGAAAACAACAGCATGAAACTTGGTTTCTCCATTTTCAATGTCAATCAACACAGTGACTAATTCGGTCAACTGTCAGCAATAATCTATAtggtgtacattgttgaaattctttatatgttACTTGGAATAGTGAAGCTTACTAACAATGAAGGTACAGCAAAaatttccattctttcatggaaattaatCAGACTTATCAAAACTCCCTTATGACAAAAGTTATGTTGTGAGAGATATCTGTCCATT
This region includes:
- the LOC126109543 gene encoding uncharacterized protein LOC126109543; its protein translation is MIDDFNQRVIRDTIAEFDSVQKIVPSLRTLLPVLHDKIGWKWSIVSLRKVLLSMGVIWRKVENKRNRKGDLREESVVGVTAWGSSPRRLVVASVGSKNEFIKEGQLMFWAKSTKGDYHGQMNSANFEKWFGEKVLPNLPPNSVIVMDNALYHNRQTERTPTKFDTKVQMLDWLQRRNIPCDESIRKDELNAKVRPNKPAEKSFAVNQLDESKGHQVVRSPSYNCDLNAIELAWAKIKRRVREHNISADLAATNMLKLVDAAFQSVTANDWKGYCKKVKETEEYWARNGVVEIAVDEIIINTATSDASEEDSDTQTEDSDSESESD